From the Parcubacteria group bacterium genome, the window AGTTTTGCCCGTTGGGTCTGATTTTATTACACATGATATTGCTATTGGATTGCGCACAGAAATTGATATTGCTGAAAGGGTGAAATTTGAGTTTGGGAGTGCTGACATCAATAGTGTTGACAAAAAGAGTATGATCGATCTCTCGCATTTTGATGATCGGGAGAAAGATCTGGTGTACCATCAACATGTTCTAGAGATCATCCAAGCACGTCTTGATGAAATTTTTGATCTTGTCGTGAAAGAATTGGAAAAAATTGGCAAAGACCAGTTGCTTCCGGCGGGCGCGGTACTGACAGGTGGGGGAGCGCACTTGCCGCATATCGTTGACTTCGCAAAAGAAAAATTACGGTTACCCGTATCAATTGGGCAGCCGGCACATTTACTTGGTGTCGTGGATCATGTAGATGATTCATCGTACGCGACAGTCGTAGGCCTTTTATTGTGGGCTTTGCATGAAGGAAATCATGGTGGCTCACATTTTGGAACAGGCGCAATCAGTTCACTTGGCGGAAAAATCAACGACATGTCGGCGAAATTGCGTAGCACTTTTGGCAAATTTTTGCCATAATGTACAAGCTGTGTATATTGTTCATATTGACAGTAGTCTTACACGCATGGTACAGTGAAAAACTGTAGGATATAGTTAATTTTTTGTGGACTTTCTAACTACTATAATTAATGTTATGGCGGAAGTAAAAACGGATATAGAAACATTTTCACGAATTAAGGTGATTGGTGTCGGTGGAGGTGGTGGAAACGCGATCACGCGCATGATTGATGCAAATCTTAAGGGTGTGGAGTTTGTTGCGATCAATACCGATACACAAGCATTGCATCACTCTCGTGCGGAAGAAAAGGTGCATATCGGCAAGAGTCTTACAAAGGGATTGGGTGCCGGAATGAATCCTGAAGTTGGAAGACAGGCTGCAGAAGAAAGTCGAGAAGAAATTCAAAATGTGCTCAAGGGTGCAGATATGGTTTTCGTGACGTGTGGCCTTGGTGGTGGCACAGGAACAGGTGCGGCACCAGTGGTTGCGGAAACGGCAAAAGAACTTGGTATTCTTACTGTTGCAGTTGTGACAAAACCATTTTCTTTCGAAGGGTCGCGCAGACGGGCGATTGCAGAAGAAGGTCTTGCTGCGTTGAAAAAAAGAGTTGATACGATCATCACAATTCAAAATGACAAGATTCTCTCGATCATCGATAAGAAGACAAGTCTCGTGAATTCTTTCCGTATTGTTGATGATGTTTTGCGACAAGGTGTGCAGGGGATCTCGGATATTATTTGCAATAGTAGTTCGGAAAGCGTTAATGTGGATTTTAAAGATGTGGAGACAACGATGTCAAATAGCGGAGATGCCCTTATGGGTATTGGGATTGCTACGGGAGAAAATCGTGCTTCTGAAGCAGCAAGAGCTGCTGTGAACAGCCCTTTGCTTGACCTCTCAATTGATGGAGCAAAGCGCGTGCTTTTCAACATCACAGGAAGTAGTGATATCACAATGTTTGAGGTTGAAGAAGCATCAAACGTTATCACAGAATCAGTGGATCCTGATGCGCGTATCATTTTTGGTACGGTTATTGATGATAATTTACCAAAGGGTGAGATACAAATCACTGTCGTGGCTACAGGTTTTGACGATGATGATGGATTTCAAGAAGATGCGGAGATAAAAAAGAAAGAAGATGTGGCAAGTACTAGAACTCGTGGTTTTGGCGTTACTGGTCGTGCTGCTGTTGCGGCGGGTAATGAAGAATACGATGGGTCATATGAGACAAAAGGGGACTATGATCAGGAGTCTCGCTATAGGGAGCCTGTACGAGCCTCATTCAATGGCACAAGACGAGGCGTTGGGAGCGTCAATAGTGATATGCGGTCCAAGATAACGAATGATATCGATATTGCGTCACAAAATTCCATGAAGCCAAAGATGATCATTGAGGAACCGATCAATATATCGCCACGTGCAATGACGCCTTCTATAAAAAACATTATTGCAGAGGATGACACGGATTTTGACATACCAGCATTTATCAGAAAAAAAATGAAAAAAAATTAATGATCTTTTTTACACTCGCAATACCAGCGAGTGTTTTTTATTTAGCTTTTTTTAACATGTTGACACAAGCATTAATCTTTTTGGAAGGTGAAAAAACTCTTAAAATGCACAAAACCTCCGGATCGCTGCCGGAGGTTTTGTGTTAAGAAGGTACGCATGATATTTTAGATATGCATTTTTTGTAAAATCGGCTATAAACCGGTCACATGTTGTGCATATGTGTTGAGATGCTCAAGTTGTCTATCGTTGAGCGTTCGCGCTTTCATGATCGCATCGTTGATTGATGTATTGGAGAATGAAAGGGATGTTTCAGGATGAATTCTCTGGGTCGTTTGTATGCGACGCAAGTAGTCTTCGATATAGATTTTGTGCGCAGGGGTGAGGTCGGTAATATTGTTTTGTGCAATATGTTGTGCGACAGCCTTGCGCGCAAGTGTCGTTACGCTATCTCCTGGTACTGCTGTAACCGTAATAACACCATCTTTGCTTTGGGATTCAATGACTTCTTGCACGACATCTTTTGCTGATTTCTTTTCTGGTTCTTGTGATGTCGCTGGTTCCTCAGTGCTTTGTTGCTCCGCGGCAATTTCATTTTTTGTTGTTTCTTGCGCATCAGGTATGACTGCGGCGGAATTTTCTTCCTGCACTGGCGTGTCCTTGCCTACGGACATGGCGGTTGTATCGCTGGTAGATTTTTGTTTTTCTTCATCCTTTATTTCATCAATGATCTCATTGACCTCACTATTTTTTTCCGTACCTATGGCAACGTCTTTTAGCTGAGAGTCGTCAATTACAACATTGGAATGAGAATTTCTTTTTGAATAAGAATAAATTGCAAAAACCAATAGTATTACAATGCCGATACTTATGATAATGCGGAGATTGTCTTGAATCCAGTGGGACATATTGTTATCTTCAGTCATTGGATATAACACCATCCTTTCTAGTTTTAAATTGTTAAATAGCTTGCGTTGAAGCCGTCCGCCATAGGCGGACAACGAAATTCTTTATTAATTGTACAGTCATTATCAGTAGCGTCAACATAGACAAACAGTAGTTAATTTGGTCTAATAAGGAGATGGTAACATAGTGATAATTATTCGTTTATGTCAATATCTGCGATTTTGCTGTTTATTATGGTCGTTGTGTTTTTTATTGTGGGTCTTTTGGGTATTTTTCTTCCGGTTATTCCAAGTTTGCCTGTGGTGTGGTGTGGTATTTTTTTCTATGGTGTTTTGACGAATTTTTCTGAGGTGACGATCACGGTCGTAGTTATTACGGGTGCGCTTATGATCATTGGAACCGTATGTGATCTTTTTGTCGGTTCATTTGGTGCAAAAAAATATGGAGCGAGTTGGGCAGGAATCTGTGGTTCATTTTTTGGTGGCATGATTGGTGCGATTATTTTTAATATTGGTGGATTTATTATTGGAACTTTCGTTGGTGCATTTGTCGGTGAATTTATTTTTTATAAAAAGACGCATGCGGCATTGAAAGCAGGTGCGGGAACGATCGTGGGATTTCTCTTTGGCATTGCGATAAAAATATTTATTGCGTTCGTCATGTTCGGTATTTTTATTTTTGCCCTTTTCTAATTTGCAAACTATTGATATAATAAAATAAGTTTGATATAATATTAATATAAAACAAAATTATTTTTTAAATAAAAAATAATTTGTGTGTAAATAGAAAATAAAAATAGAAAGGAAGGTGACATTATTTTATGGCAGCAAAGAAAAAAGCAACAAAGAAAAAAGTTGCAAAGAAAGCAACAAAGAAAAAAGTTGTAAAGAAAGCAACAAAGAAAAAAGCAGTAAAGAAAGCAACAAAGAAAAAAGCAGCAAAGAAGAAATAGTGTTTTCCTCAACTGTTTATATCTGAAATATTTAAACCAGAAACCCCGGCAATGTCCGGGTTTTTGGTTTTTGGTGAAATTGCACGAGATGAAGCAAGGATCTTAGGTGGACTATACGGTGCATTTATATGAGAAGCTCTATATGCGAGCAGAAAATAGGCGAGTCTTTCCAGTCAGATCGCAAAAAAACGTCATGTCTTTTTTTGTGCAGTTGTTTTTGTGCATAAACTCTGTGAGGACATCTTTTTGCTTAGGGTCGATTTCATAAAAAAGTAAGAATGTCTTTTGGGGATTATTCTTTTTTAGAGATAGGATCTGTCTTGTAAGTTTTTTGTAATAGGCTAGTCCACCATCATCTGCCCATAAGGCAATTGACGGTTCGTACTGCAGTGCAAAAGATTCTTTTTTTGTCATGAGGGTAGATTTTTCTTCTATGTCTACATAGGGAAGATTTGCGATGATGATTATTTGTGTATAATGTGATGCGGATAGCAAGTCACGCAAACAATTATTATGAAGAAGGTCAGACACGTAAAAGCGGATGCAATCATCAACTGAATGACGTGTGGCATTTCTTTTTGCAACTGTGAGCGTTTTTGGCGATATATCGGTTGCGATCATATCCAGGTGCTTCTGTGAGGGCAATAATTCTTTGGCGAGTGTGATCGCGATTATGCCACTACCAGTTCCAATATCAATAATTGCGGTATCTGAGAAATTTGTGGAATGTAGTTGCTTGATCACATCAATGATGAGCTCTGTCTCCGGGCGAGGTATGAGCGTGTCAGGTGTTACAAAAAAAGAGCGGTTGTAAAACTCTTTTTCTCCGGTGATATAGGCAAGGGGAGTATGTTGGGCTCTTTTTTTTAGGGCGACAATGATTTCTTGTTGTACGTGCGGAGTAATGATGTCGGTATTGTGTGCAAGGACAAAATTGCGATCTTTCTTTAAAACAAAGGCAATAATCAATTCAATGTCAATGCGATCAAGTATTTCTTGCCAATCATGGATGATGTCTTCTATTGTTTGTAGCATGATTTTATAGGGTTATGGGTAAAATTGACAAAAATAGGGACTTTTGATACAATGGGCAGTCATGTAATAATTGACGATTCAGTTGGTTGCTTCTTGTTGATTTTTGCGTATTTTTGTTTTATATGAAACGATAGTGATATGATCAGATTATATACAGTATTGATGTTTGTAGCAATTCTTGGCATGGGTGCATATGCAGTTTTTGTTGTGTTGCAACCGCAATATGTTTCACACACCTCTTTTATTATTACACAAAAAGATCATGCGATACAATTTACACAGATGGATCGTGTCGTAAATGATATTGTGTTTATTGCGCAGGAGTCCATATATGATAATTCTGTCGTCAAACAATATAATGCACGTGTGAACATTGCGTCTGCGGGCGACGCGAATGTCATTTTGATCGATGTATATGCAAAAGATCCGCGTGTAATAAAAAACGTGGAAAAAAATGTTTTTGAGGAAATGACAAAAAGTGTTCGTATGTATTATACAGAGGATGCGGTGTCGATGCGTACACTGCACCATGATCGTATGCCACAACATACGAGATTTTCACGCTTCTTTACATATGGGATTATGGTGGTCATTGTTGCTGGCATAGTTGCCGGTGTGCGTGTATTATATTACTATATTGATCAGACGCGTGATAAGCGTGTGCGTGTGACATCACTTGACGGTAAAAAAATTTTTGAGAAGTTCCATTTCAATCCTGTGATGGAAAAACATGAGGAAGATGCGCAACCTAAAGCGCAAAAGGATAAAGAAGAGGAAATTATCATAAGTGAAAGCGATCACAAAATAGACCAGCAATCAAAAGAAGAGACAAAAAAAGAACAATCACTTGCATATACAGAAGCGAAAGATGTGCGTACAATGAATGTGGCGACAATCCCGGGGGGATTAGCTGCAACTCCGGGCAACCTTCCGGTAGTTGATGTTGGTGCGTTAGGTTTTGTGACGACACAATCGCGCATAAATGAAAGCGCAGTTGAAACAAATGAACCGACAGAAGATGAATTGAAGGCACGACTCAATGATTTATTGCGAGGTAAATTATAAAAATATGATGCAAAAAAAATTAGTGAAAAATGTGATATTTTTTGTACTTGTGGCTGTGATCATTGCGATGATCATCTTGTTTTTTTCTCTAAAAAATAATCCACAAAAATTGGTTAACATTGCATATACAACATCAAAAATTTTACCACTTGGAGATCGATATAATACAGCTGTAGCATTGGCACACTATATTTTACAAAACGACGATCAAGAACGAACGTTCTTGATTCTTTTGCAAAATAATATGGAATTGCGTCCCGGTGGCGGATATATCGGCTCATTTGCCATTGTGACGGTTAAAAATGGCGCTGTGGTCAAGAGTGCGGTGCATGATACGGCAAATTTTGACGGGAGGATCCCTGATGCTCTGGAGCCGCCATATCCGATGAAAGAAACGATGCATATTCCATCATGGAAACTGCGCGATAGTAATTGGATGCCTGATTTTCCAACAAATGCACGTGTTGCAGAAAATTTTTATACATTGGGCGGCGGTACGGAAAAATTTGATGGTGTGATTGCTGTCAATGCGACAATTCTTGACATGATTCTCGATGTTACCGGTCCGATTACGCTTGATGATTATCCGCATACGTTTAAAAGTGGCGATGCAATCATGACGTTGGAATATCAAGTTGAGAAAGGATATAAGGAGCAAGATATTGAAAAAGGTGATCGCAAGGTTATCATGGATGCATTGATGAAAGAAATTGTGCGTCGTGTTGCGGATGTCTCTGTACAAGAAAAGATTGGTTTGGTAAATATGTTCGTCCAATCGTTTGATAATAAAGACATACAAGTGTATCTCGATGATGAAAAAATGGCGCAGATGATCAGCGCAGTCAATTGGCAGGGATCTGTTGACGCAACATGGGATAAAGATTATTTGATGGTTGTTGATGCGAATCTGGCATCATATAAAACGGATCATGTTGTAAAGCGCAGTGTGGATTATGATATTGATCTTTCTGGTACGATTCCCCAAGCAGTGCTCACTGTTCATTATGAAAATACTGCAACACAAAAGGATTGGAAGACATACGATTATCAAACATATCTCAGGATATACACGCCAGAAGATACATGGTTTACAGAAGTACCACAATGCGTATTACCACCGCAATATGGATCAAAATATGGCAAACGATATGTAGGTTGTCTCGTGCAGGTGCCACTTGGGACAGAAAAAGATGTGGTTGTGCGATATAATTTGCCGATTGATATGAAGAATAAATATCCATATGATCTTAAAATTCAAAAACAATCCGGCGTACATGATGTGCCGGTTGCTGTCCACGTACATAATCCTGGATCAACGGTAGCAGATGAATATTCGTTTGTGATGGACATGGATACTACACTGTCTGAATTGAAGAAATAACAGTGGAATGAATATTGTGGACAAGAAAAACACGTGTTTATAGCACGTGTTTTTTGTGGTATAGTGATACGTGGGAAATGAGTATTTATAATATACACTAATTTATATCATTATGAATAGATTTGAAGGTGGTATACAAGATGTGGCACATAAGAAAGTAGAAAATGGTTTCGATCCCGATAAAACAATTCGGATAGAACCTATGGAAAACGACAAAGATGAATTGTCACAGCAACTCCGTGAATTAGAAAATTGGAAAAAAGGGATTATTGATGTACGAGATCGTCGTCATTCAGATGATGATACAATTCTAAAAAAAATTGATGAAAAGATTGCACAAATAAAACTTGAAAAGGAAAAGAGAAGAATATTCAATATCATTGATAATGTTGGCGGAGCATATTCTCCGCCAGATGATCGTGAGATCTCTGCAGAAGAAATGAAAAAAACTATTGAAACCGTTTTGATTACTCATATGATCGATGATGATCCGAGATCATCGAACTATATTCCAGAATCGCCGATTTATGGTACAAGAAAAAATTTACGTGACAAGGTGCGAGAACTATTGGATATTGCACCGAAAAAACCAGATATCAAAAAAGATTTCATGATATAACAGGGAGTATTCGAGTGGAAAAACAAATATACACACCCGCGTGGTCTTTTTTGTCACTACATATGGAAATCTTGCAAAAATCGAGAAAACCTGATATACTGATTATATTGAATTCTTCACATCGGGGATGTGGCGGTTTCTGTTGTTTATAGGGTATAATCTGTTTTACAAATGATTCTATGGCTGTTCCAAAGCAAAGACATAATGTTTCGCGTCGCGAGCGACGGCGCAAACACAATATTTCAAAAATTGCAGTAAGCACAACGCAAAAATGTGCTTCATGTGGCGAGGAGAAGTTGCCACATCGTGTATGTGTTTCGTGTGGCATGTATCGTGGGACACAATACAAAGAAGTGGTGAAAAAAGTGAGTGCATAAAGGACGAGCGTATATTTTAAAATACAAAAGTAACATTATTATGGCAAATCGACATCTCCAACGTTCAATCGCAATGCAAAGTCTTTTTGAATGGGATTTTCGCGGACAAGAAGATGATCGTGTTGTTATGATCGTGACACATAATTGTGCGGAGTTTGCACCCGGTGCGGACAATTTTGCTTTTGTAAATGCTCTTGTTTCCGGTACTGTGGAAAAAATTGATGATATTGATCCACTGATCTCCAAGTGTGCGCCAGAGTGGCCACTTGAGCAGATTGCTACAGTAGATCGAAATATTCTTCGTTTAGGCACGTATGAATTGCTCTTTGGTAATTATGATGAAACTCCGCCAAAAGTTGCGATCAATGAGGCTATTGAGCTTGCAAAGACCTACGGTGGCGATAGTAGTGCACGTTTTGTTAATGGTGTTTTAGGTACGATCTATCGTGAAATGGGTGAGCCAATGAAGGATGATGATGCATCAAAGGCCAAGCAACGTCGAGTGAAAACAAAAGAAAAAACAACATAAGAATTTTTATAAGTAATTCAAAGCATGTTCAATGTGTTTTCATGTCAGTAAATGATTACTGATTTACATACATAGGACATTCTTTACGTGGCATGATGGATATTCACGCTTTTTCACATACATGTGGGATTAGTATTGTTAATCCTGATCTTTTTATTGAGGCGATGACACATCGCTCATATCTCAATGAGAACAAAAATCACAAGCATCCGCACAATGAGCGCTTGGAGTTTCTGGGCGATGCTGTTTTGGAACTCATTGTGACGGAATATCTTTTTCAGAATTTTCACAATCCTGAAGGTGAATTGACGGCATGGCGCGCAGCACTCGTCAATGGAGAAATGCTTGCAGTCGTTGCGCATGAGATTGGCATTGAGAGTTTTTTGCTTATGAGTAGAGGAGAATCCAAGGATACAGGCAAGGCGCGTAATTACTTATTGGCAAATGCAATTGAGGCGATCATCGGAGCGATCTATTTGGACCAAGGATATGACGCGGCAAAAGAATTTATCACTATGCACATTATAAAGCATATTAATGAAATTTTAGAAAAAAAATTATATTTGGATCCAAAAAGCTTTTTCCAAGAAAAGGCGCAAGAAGCGGTAAATGTTACGCCACATTATAAATTGATCAGCGAGTCTGGGCCGGATCATGATCGTGTGTTTATTGTGGGCGTGTATCTGAGTGATGAAAAAGTGGCAGAAGGCAGTGGTAGAAGTAAACAAGAAGCACAGCGCGAAGCGGCACGTATTGCTTTGGAAGTTAAAAAATGGCTCTAGCTCAAATGATACGGTGAACAGACTTTTGTAAAAAAGCATCATGCGTTTGTCGCATGATACGCTTTTTTTATTTTACGACAGGATAGTTGTATTTTTCCCATGCGTCAAAACCACCTTTTATTGTTTTTGTGTTAATGAAATTGAGATCATAGAGGAGGGCACCTGCTTCAAAGCTGAGGGTGTCATTTGCGCCATAAACAAATATTTTATAGCCACTTGGCAGTGTATCATAGTGATATTCTAATTCAGAGAAGGGAATATTAATTGATCCTGCAATGTGACCTGTCGCAAAATTACCGGGACGTCGCGTATCAAGGATGACGGTCTTTTTCATCTCTTCCAGATTTTTAATGATCATGAAAACATCACGTGGTTCTACAAACTGCACTTTGCTTGTGTTTGCAAATGTTTGTTCCGTTGTTGGTGCAATGAGGGAATAACCGTTATTTGTCCATTGCGCAATGCCACCAGAGAGATTAAAAACCGTATTATTGGTCGGGGTGATGTCCTTATAGTAGGAGATGATCGTAGACTCGTCACCGGTAGCTGTGACGAGTATGATCGTGTCATGCAATTGCGTTGACGCAATATCGTTAATGGGATAGCTGCCCGCAATATGACCGGCATCGAATAATGATCTGTCGCGCATGTCAATGATCATCATATGTGCACGATCTGTAAGGATTTTTGTGGAAAGTTCCTTTGCATCGATCTGTGGAATAACGGTTTTGACAGCGGGGGTTTCATCAGCATTGCTTATTTCTGTGTCAGAAGATTTTGTGCTAGTCTCGATCATTGTGTCATCTTTTGCATCTTTTTCATTTTTGATGGTAGTATAGCGTGTCATTGTCCACACCAAAAGACCTACAATGATAATTGCAAGTGCAACGATAATGTTTTTATCAGTCTTTTTCATGATATTTCTCGCATAATTTTAGTGAAGGACAGCACCTTCGAAATCTTTGTATCCGTTCAAAAAATCATATACTGGCATGACAGCTTTGCATTCCGGCTGGATTGATTCGAGGATGATCGCAGTGTCAAAGGTTTTTATACATAGTTGGTCACGCGCAATAAATACTGTCCCTGGGAGAAGATCTTTTTGTTCATCTGATAATTCGCCCGTAAAGGGATAAATGCCACGAAGCTTGATGCGGATGATGTGGCTTTCTCGAACCTCCCAATATCCAAAAATGCCAGGCCACGGATACAATGCGCGATAGCGATTGTAGATCTCTTCCGTTGTATCAGTCCATTGGATATGGCCGTCTTCACGGTCGATCATTTGACAGAGTGTTGCTTGCGCAGAATCCTGCTCCGTCGGTGTGATGGAGTGATCTAAGATTTTTGGGCATGTTTCGATGAACAACTTTGCGCCAACGCGAGAGAGTTTTTGCGTAAGTTCATCTGCTTTTTCATGATCCTCAATCGTCACTTTCTCTTGTGCAAAAATAGCACCGGTATCCATACCAGTATCCATGCGCATAATGGTTACACCAGTCTCTTTGTATCCAAGGAGAAGAGCATTTTGAATTGGGGATGATCCGCGTAGTTTTGGAAGAAGTGATGTGTGAATGTTTATGGCGCCAATTTTAGGAATTTTAAGGACTTCTTGCGGTAATATTTTGCCATAAGAAGCAACGACGATCGCATCTGGTGCGATGCTCTTTATTTTATCAATAGTTTCTGCATCAAACTTATATGGTTGGATGAGAGGGATATTGTTCTGCATGGCGACATCTCGAACAGGATTTAAGGCAAGTGCACGATTGATCCCGGTTTTTTTTCTGCCAAGTTTTTTTTCTGGCTGTGTTATGACTGCTGCGAGATTGCATTTGGCATGTGCAAGCATTTCATTGAGAATGTGCGATGCAAACTCTCCTGTACCCATAAAAATCGTTTTGATCGTGCCGGTATGCTTTTTGGGAAAAGGTTTCTTTTCTTGTGTTGGCAAAGGGGCTTCTGCCGGCGAGGGCGATTGCGTCAGCGGTGTTTCGGCAGGTGTAGAAGTCTCTGCATTTTGCAGTTGCGTCTCATCTGAATCTTTCAAAAGAGAGACCGGGTTTTCCTGGAGGTTTTCTGTTGAGATGTCTTCGTGCACAGACACAGGCGACTCGTGTGTGTCGGCATCAATAGTGATGTTTTTTGGTTTAACCTTTTTGATGTCTTCTAATATGCTCATATGGATTTTTATGACTATGAAATATTTATTTCTTCACGAATGGCCTTCTGTTGAGCATAACGATCGGTGATCAATATACCATTTAAATGGTCGATCTCATGCTGGCAAACAACGGCGAGAAGGGCGCTGGCCTTTAGTTTATTTTTCATCCCGTTTGCATCAATGTACTGTACAGTGATTTTTTGATGGCGGATGATCGGTAATTCTTGATCGGGCACACTGAGACAGCCCTCCGTAAAGATGATCATTTCCGGCGATCGTGTGATGATCTTTGGATTGATCAGCGTGAACTGCTGGCCGTCGAGATCGATCACAGCGATTTGTTTTGACACATTGATCTGTGGTGCCGCGAGTCCGACGCCGTTCTCAAGTTTCATGATCTCATACATGCGCGTGATAAGACCTTGCATTTCAGCACTTCCGATGTCTGACGCGGACGCTGCCTTTTTGCCCAAAACAGGATCACCAATCTCTATAATATTGCCACTGTGGGCATTTTTCTGATGGTATAACATACCTGTATTATGACGTATTTTTTGACTGTAGTCAAAAAGAATTGCGGCTACGAATTTTTGACATTTGGGGTGTGTCATGCGATGATGGTCTATTCAGTCCAATGGGGGACTGAGAACGTGTTTTTTTACATCATACACAAAGAAAAGGGAGGTGATGAGTATGCGATGCCTTTCGCGAGGCATATATGCTGTGCCCCACAGACACATGGATCAAGGGATTGGCTTGTGCGGTGGCAGTGCGGCATCCGGTATTTTTCCCCGAAGTGAATTTTGGCGGGGATAATAAAATGGAACAGCTGATCGAAAAAGTCGATCTGGCAACGCTTGACGGTGTGATCAAAGATGAAAACCCGGATCTGTGGCGCAGACATCGATTTGTCGCGGTGAAATTTATCGTCAATCGCGCAGTGACACATGAGCTCGTCCGGCACCGCCCGTGTTCGTTCTTGCAGGAAAGCCAGCGGTACTGTAATTATGGTCTGGACCGTTTTGATAAGCGGGTGACATTCATCAAGCCGTTATTTTTCCCCGAGGATTCAGAGGAATATCAGGATTGGCTGGAGGCTGTAGAATTCACAGCAAAAAAATATTTTAAGCTTCTCAAAACGTCAACACCGCAGGCGGCACGTACCGTATTCGCAAACAGTTGCAAGACGGAGATCATCGTTTTTACCAACATCGAACAATGGAATCACATCCTGCATCTTCGCACAAGTTCCGCAGCAGAGCCGTCCATGCGCGAGGTT encodes:
- a CDS encoding DUF456 domain-containing protein — protein: MSISAILLFIMVVVFFIVGLLGIFLPVIPSLPVVWCGIFFYGVLTNFSEVTITVVVITGALMIIGTVCDLFVGSFGAKKYGASWAGICGSFFGGMIGAIIFNIGGFIIGTFVGAFVGEFIFYKKTHAALKAGAGTIVGFLFGIAIKIFIAFVMFGIFIFALF
- the prmC gene encoding peptide chain release factor N(5)-glutamine methyltransferase, translated to MLQTIEDIIHDWQEILDRIDIELIIAFVLKKDRNFVLAHNTDIITPHVQQEIIVALKKRAQHTPLAYITGEKEFYNRSFFVTPDTLIPRPETELIIDVIKQLHSTNFSDTAIIDIGTGSGIIAITLAKELLPSQKHLDMIATDISPKTLTVAKRNATRHSVDDCIRFYVSDLLHNNCLRDLLSASHYTQIIIIANLPYVDIEEKSTLMTKKESFALQYEPSIALWADDGGLAYYKKLTRQILSLKKNNPQKTFLLFYEIDPKQKDVLTEFMHKNNCTKKDMTFFCDLTGKTRLFSARI
- a CDS encoding DUF4012 domain-containing protein — its product is MMQKKLVKNVIFFVLVAVIIAMIILFFSLKNNPQKLVNIAYTTSKILPLGDRYNTAVALAHYILQNDDQERTFLILLQNNMELRPGGGYIGSFAIVTVKNGAVVKSAVHDTANFDGRIPDALEPPYPMKETMHIPSWKLRDSNWMPDFPTNARVAENFYTLGGGTEKFDGVIAVNATILDMILDVTGPITLDDYPHTFKSGDAIMTLEYQVEKGYKEQDIEKGDRKVIMDALMKEIVRRVADVSVQEKIGLVNMFVQSFDNKDIQVYLDDEKMAQMISAVNWQGSVDATWDKDYLMVVDANLASYKTDHVVKRSVDYDIDLSGTIPQAVLTVHYENTATQKDWKTYDYQTYLRIYTPEDTWFTEVPQCVLPPQYGSKYGKRYVGCLVQVPLGTEKDVVVRYNLPIDMKNKYPYDLKIQKQSGVHDVPVAVHVHNPGSTVADEYSFVMDMDTTLSELKK
- the rpmF gene encoding 50S ribosomal protein L32, with the translated sequence MAVPKQRHNVSRRERRRKHNISKIAVSTTQKCASCGEEKLPHRVCVSCGMYRGTQYKEVVKKVSA
- the nusB gene encoding transcription antitermination factor NusB, coding for MANRHLQRSIAMQSLFEWDFRGQEDDRVVMIVTHNCAEFAPGADNFAFVNALVSGTVEKIDDIDPLISKCAPEWPLEQIATVDRNILRLGTYELLFGNYDETPPKVAINEAIELAKTYGGDSSARFVNGVLGTIYREMGEPMKDDDASKAKQRRVKTKEKTT
- the rnc gene encoding ribonuclease III; translated protein: MMDIHAFSHTCGISIVNPDLFIEAMTHRSYLNENKNHKHPHNERLEFLGDAVLELIVTEYLFQNFHNPEGELTAWRAALVNGEMLAVVAHEIGIESFLLMSRGESKDTGKARNYLLANAIEAIIGAIYLDQGYDAAKEFITMHIIKHINEILEKKLYLDPKSFFQEKAQEAVNVTPHYKLISESGPDHDRVFIVGVYLSDEKVAEGSGRSKQEAQREAARIALEVKKWL
- a CDS encoding rhodanese-like domain-containing protein; the encoded protein is MKKTDKNIIVALAIIIVGLLVWTMTRYTTIKNEKDAKDDTMIETSTKSSDTEISNADETPAVKTVIPQIDAKELSTKILTDRAHMMIIDMRDRSLFDAGHIAGSYPINDIASTQLHDTIILVTATGDESTIISYYKDITPTNNTVFNLSGGIAQWTNNGYSLIAPTTEQTFANTSKVQFVEPRDVFMIIKNLEEMKKTVILDTRRPGNFATGHIAGSINIPFSELEYHYDTLPSGYKIFVYGANDTLSFEAGALLYDLNFINTKTIKGGFDAWEKYNYPVVK
- the fmt gene encoding methionyl-tRNA formyltransferase, producing the protein MSILEDIKKVKPKNITIDADTHESPVSVHEDISTENLQENPVSLLKDSDETQLQNAETSTPAETPLTQSPSPAEAPLPTQEKKPFPKKHTGTIKTIFMGTGEFASHILNEMLAHAKCNLAAVITQPEKKLGRKKTGINRALALNPVRDVAMQNNIPLIQPYKFDAETIDKIKSIAPDAIVVASYGKILPQEVLKIPKIGAINIHTSLLPKLRGSSPIQNALLLGYKETGVTIMRMDTGMDTGAIFAQEKVTIEDHEKADELTQKLSRVGAKLFIETCPKILDHSITPTEQDSAQATLCQMIDREDGHIQWTDTTEEIYNRYRALYPWPGIFGYWEVRESHIIRIKLRGIYPFTGELSDEQKDLLPGTVFIARDQLCIKTFDTAIILESIQPECKAVMPVYDFLNGYKDFEGAVLH
- the def gene encoding peptide deformylase, with protein sequence MTHPKCQKFVAAILFDYSQKIRHNTGMLYHQKNAHSGNIIEIGDPVLGKKAASASDIGSAEMQGLITRMYEIMKLENGVGLAAPQINVSKQIAVIDLDGQQFTLINPKIITRSPEMIIFTEGCLSVPDQELPIIRHQKITVQYIDANGMKNKLKASALLAVVCQHEIDHLNGILITDRYAQQKAIREEINIS